GCGGACCGGTGGTAACCGCAATGAGCATGGACTCGCGCATGACGCTGTGCAACATGGCAGTCGAAGCCGGCGCCACCTGCGGTATCTGCTACGCCGATCAAACCACTGTTGACTATTTATGGCCTTTTATTGAAAATGAGTACACGGATAAGAAAGCCGCCTTGAATGCCTTTAAGGCCTTTTGGCCGGATGCGGATGCCAGCTACGACAATGTCATTGAGCACGATGTATCGGATCTGCAGCCTTTGGTCACCGATGGGTTTAAGCCTGACAACGTCAAGCCAGTCAAAGAAATGGGTGCCACCGCCATTGATCAGATTTACATTGGATCCTGCACCAACGGCCGTATTGAGGATCTAAGAATTGCTGCCAAGGTTTTAAAAGGGCAAAAAATCAGTGACGATGTCCGCGGTATCGTATCGCCGGCCACCCCCACAATATTTCAACAGGCACTGGCCGAGGGCATCATTGGCATCTTTATGGATGCCGGTTTTTGTGTGACCAATCCGACCTGTGGTGCCTGTTTGGGCATGAGCAGCGGTGTTCTGGCAGAAGGCGAGGTGTGCGCTGCGACCACCAACCGCAATTTTAGCGGCCGCATGGGGAAAGGCGGCATGATTCACTTAATGAGCCCGGCCACCGCCGCGGCCTCCGCTATTGCTGGTAGGATCACCAATTCGCCGCTTTTTAGCGGAGGCAGTAAATAAAAAAACGACCACGAAAACACGAAATTTAAAAAGCACGAAAAACATCTTTCGTGTCTCCATATTTTCGTGCTTTGGGGGTTAAAAAAATGCATATTCTATCTGGAGGCATATAGTAAATCATGGATACTGAGAAAAACTTCAGCGGCAAGGTTCTTTTCCTAGACCGCGCGGATATCAACACCGACGAAATCATTGCTGCAAAATATCTGACTGAAATTACCCGCACAGCATTGGGACCGCACCTCTTTGAAGATCTTAACCTGAAAGGCTTTCAGGGACAGGATGATATCAGCGGTAAAAATGTCATCATCACGCGGGCAAACTTTGGCTGCGGCTCGTCGCGCGAGCATGCGCCATGGGCACTGGAGGTCAATGGCATTTTTCTGGTCGTTGCTGAGAGCTTTGCCCGCATTTTCAGGCAAAATATGTTCAATTGCGGCATGCTGGCCGTCGAGCTGCCGTCCGCCACCATCGACCATCTTTTCCAATCCTATGCGCAGCAGCCAACTGCTGTAACAACCCATTTGGAAAATCAGGTATTCACCATCACTGCAGGCGACCAAAAAGAAGACATTCCATTTAAACTGCCTGATTTTGCCCGCGCGCTCGTGGAAACCGGCGGCTGGGTGGAATACGCCGATAGCCACTATTGATGTTATGCAAACCCCGCCTCTCATAAGCCTGGATAACATTACTGTCCGCTTGCGAGATCGGCCTTATCTTCACGACACAACCTGGCAAATTTATCCCGGCGAAAATTGGGCTGTATTGGGCCCCAATGGATCCGGCAAGACGACTTTTGCCCGCTCCATTTTAGGTGAAGTGCCCATTGTGAGGGGTAAAATTTCCTATCACTTTTCTGATGCCAACCACCAGAGCGGGGCTGTGGCCGCCAATGCGATGGGATATGTCGCCCCCGAATTGCAGCGTGACATCATCGAGCGCGAAACCCGCAAATCGCTATACCGGGAGCTGAGCGGCAATAGACATGAATATACCACTGTCGAACAACTGATAGAAAATCAGCCAGCCAGTGCCCAAGAAGGTATTCAAACCGATAAACGCTTGCGCAAGGTGTCTGAAAAACTAGGTATTAAAGCACTGCTGCAAAGGGATGTCATGTCGCTCAACACCGGTGAAATGAATCGAGCCCTTATCGCTAGGGCGTTATTTAAAAAACCGAAACTGCTGATATTGGATGAACCGTTTGAGGGTCTTGATAAGCCGGCGCGCAGATTGCTGGCCGACAGCATCAATACGCTGGCACAATCGGAGGTTCAGCTGATTTTAATTACCCATCGATTTGAAGAAATTGTGTCCAGCATCAGCCACATCATGCTGCTTAAAGAGGGCCAAATCAATAAAGCCGGAAGAAAAGAAGTGGTATTCAGACCGGAAAATATCGAGGATGCATATAATATGGATCAGCGATCGCAACAGCTTGATCCGCAAAAATTATTCAGTGCATTGCCCCGCCACGACAAAAGCATGCATCTGCAGGCACACCCCCCCCCCAGCCAAACACCCCGGCCTTTAATTGAAATGCATAATGTATCCGTTCAATACGGCTCCAAACGGATCCTGGATGGGTTTAACTGGGTGGTAAAAGATGGCGAGAATTGGGCTATTCAGGGGCCAACAGCAGCCGGCAAGTCCACCTTGCTGACACTGATTACCGGAGACAATTTACAGGCCTATGCCAACGATATCTATTTGTTTGGCCAAAAAAAGGGGGCCGGCCAAAGCATTTGGGATATCAGGGAAAAGATCGGCTATATCTCATCTGATTTGCAGCTGAGGCAACATCAACGCATCAACGCCTTTGACGTGGTCTGCTCGGGTTTCTTTGCATCCAACGGGCTGTATCGAAAATGCAGCCCGCAGCAGTTAGCGATTGCCGCTGCATGGACAACCTTTTTGGGTATCAAAGACCTGGCCGATCAAAAATTCGGCCGCCTCTCCCACGGGCAGCGCCAGCTTGTCCTGCTGGCCCGCGCAATGGTTAAATCGCCGGTCTTCCTCATTTTAGACGAGCCGCTGCAGGGATTGGATATCAAAAACAAGTCAAAATTACAGAATGTCTTTGACTACATCGGTCGCCAGACACCGACCAATCTAATTTATGTGCCGGATCAGGAAGAAGAAAAACTAACCTGCATCACCCACGTATTGCAAATGGAGCGCGGCAAAGTAGTAAAGGTCTTGGCCCTTTAAGGTCATCCGCGATCTGCGGTAATGATACAACAGTTAGCTGATGAAGATCTCAATAGCAAGACGGTCATGCTTTTTCTGAAAGGCGCTATGTTGATGATATACGGCACTGCTGAATCGTGGCCTGATATTTGGGATGACCAGCATCATAGCCCTTGGATTCAAGAACAGCGATGGTCTCATCCCAAATATTAGGCCACAGGTAAGGTGTTTATCATAGCGCCTGGAAGAAAATGACATGACCGGCCATTTCTTACAAGCTGAGTTTGAAAAGGTACACTAACTAGAAATGATTGAGTTTCGGATAGTGCCAACACCCTCAACCTCGCACTCGACAATATCTCCGGCTTTCAGCAGCACCGGCGGATCCCGGAAAATGCCGACTCCCGAGGGTGTTCCGGTGGATATAATATCACCGGGCCAAAGGGTGATGTCCTCGCTGATAAAGGCAATCAGGGTGGGAATGTCAAATATCATATCCGCGCTGTTGCCGTCCTGCATGGTTTGTCCATTAACGCGCGCCGTCAATCGAAGGTTGTGCACATCATCGATCTCATCGATGCTCACAAGGGCGGGTCCCATGGGCGCAAAGGTGTCAAAGGACTTGCCGCGAAACCACTGGGCGTCTGAAAACTGCGCCTGACGGCCGGAGACATCGTTGAGCACTGAAAAACCGGCAACATAGTCCAGGGCCTCCCGGGGCGGGATGCGCTTGCCCGCGCGGCCAATGACAACCGCCAGCTCAACCTCCCAATCGATTTGATCGCTGCTTTGCGGCAGTACAATCGGATCAAACGGACCGGTTAAAGCGTTGGGGGTTTTGGCAAACAATAGCGGCTTCTGGGGTTTTTCAAAGCCG
The DNA window shown above is from Desulfobacterales bacterium and carries:
- a CDS encoding 3-isopropylmalate dehydratase large subunit, whose translation is MGKTVAEKIFDSHLIDKPSDDVHVLKLDAVFCHEITTPMAITDLIARGKDRVFDPTKIKAVIDHVTPAKDSKTATQGKILRDWARRHEIRDFFDIGRNGICHALFPEQGFVRPGYTIIMGDSHTCTHGAFGAFAAGVGTTDLEVGILKGICAFNYPQTIKIDITGNLPEGVFAKDVILSIIGRIGVNGATNKVIEFSGPVVTAMSMDSRMTLCNMAVEAGATCGICYADQTTVDYLWPFIENEYTDKKAALNAFKAFWPDADASYDNVIEHDVSDLQPLVTDGFKPDNVKPVKEMGATAIDQIYIGSCTNGRIEDLRIAAKVLKGQKISDDVRGIVSPATPTIFQQALAEGIIGIFMDAGFCVTNPTCGACLGMSSGVLAEGEVCAATTNRNFSGRMGKGGMIHLMSPATAAASAIAGRITNSPLFSGGSK
- the leuD gene encoding 3-isopropylmalate dehydratase small subunit, which codes for MDTEKNFSGKVLFLDRADINTDEIIAAKYLTEITRTALGPHLFEDLNLKGFQGQDDISGKNVIITRANFGCGSSREHAPWALEVNGIFLVVAESFARIFRQNMFNCGMLAVELPSATIDHLFQSYAQQPTAVTTHLENQVFTITAGDQKEDIPFKLPDFARALVETGGWVEYADSHY
- a CDS encoding ATP-binding cassette domain-containing protein, whose translation is MRDRPYLHDTTWQIYPGENWAVLGPNGSGKTTFARSILGEVPIVRGKISYHFSDANHQSGAVAANAMGYVAPELQRDIIERETRKSLYRELSGNRHEYTTVEQLIENQPASAQEGIQTDKRLRKVSEKLGIKALLQRDVMSLNTGEMNRALIARALFKKPKLLILDEPFEGLDKPARRLLADSINTLAQSEVQLILITHRFEEIVSSISHIMLLKEGQINKAGRKEVVFRPENIEDAYNMDQRSQQLDPQKLFSALPRHDKSMHLQAHPPPSQTPRPLIEMHNVSVQYGSKRILDGFNWVVKDGENWAIQGPTAAGKSTLLTLITGDNLQAYANDIYLFGQKKGAGQSIWDIREKIGYISSDLQLRQHQRINAFDVVCSGFFASNGLYRKCSPQQLAIAAAWTTFLGIKDLADQKFGRLSHGQRQLVLLARAMVKSPVFLILDEPLQGLDIKNKSKLQNVFDYIGRQTPTNLIYVPDQEEEKLTCITHVLQMERGKVVKVLAL
- a CDS encoding fumarylacetoacetate hydrolase family protein, with the translated sequence MRLIRFGDAGREKPGLWRKDKIVDLRAIYPEIPDVGEHFFKNGWLSRVAQIQEPGEEMDVRLGCPLHRPSKIICLGLNYLEHREEGGFEKPQKPLLFAKTPNALTGPFDPIVLPQSSDQIDWEVELAVVIGRAGKRIPPREALDYVAGFSVLNDVSGRQAQFSDAQWFRGKSFDTFAPMGPALVSIDEIDDVHNLRLTARVNGQTMQDGNSADMIFDIPTLIAFISEDITLWPGDIISTGTPSGVGIFRDPPVLLKAGDIVECEVEGVGTIRNSIISS